The Alicyclobacillus vulcanalis genome has a window encoding:
- a CDS encoding putative polysaccharide biosynthesis protein, giving the protein MKSPGSGTAKLARGTSLYVICVALAKVLGLVWVIPVTAIIGPTGNGIYGNAYAVYNILQQLATAGFPLAMGKLIAERRARGERAVVEHIYRVTMRSLMLFSVCAFAVMWFAAPVFAHMISLKDSTASVEQNVPSIRAVSLMLLVIPAMSGLRGYLQGFQRLEGPAYSQTFEQLFRVIAMVAGAYLVVDVWHRDRAVYGAAAATFGGFVGGLAGLVLLVAYALPVRRRERPLGYDESPFRSSQILRMVYRIALPVSLGGLVVPIANLVDSWTVTNLLQMSGESYAQAVANYGILTRQAMYLVMLPMSFAYAIGVSVLPSVSAAKAKRNQGDLQANITFTLRTMFLMSFPTSAALLVLSRPINLALFGTTAGSNIISTVSFMSIFASMELISTYVLQGLGKMYRPVRNMFIGLGIKTALNFALILSLHSALGAALATTFGYIVSSLLNVAAVRKYGQVRFSLRKLMRPFFRAALIAGIAMFGADYGFMRLFHGTHGPEVRLEAVLELLIAGGVGALVYLLLVARSGAMTEEEFRSVPGIGKYLGRMARKLRKPPRRPGTERLRKYP; this is encoded by the coding sequence GTGAAATCGCCCGGATCGGGTACGGCCAAGCTGGCTCGCGGAACCTCTCTCTACGTGATCTGCGTGGCCCTCGCCAAGGTGCTGGGGCTAGTCTGGGTGATTCCCGTGACTGCCATCATTGGACCGACAGGAAACGGCATCTACGGAAACGCATATGCCGTTTACAATATCCTTCAACAACTCGCGACGGCGGGCTTTCCGCTCGCCATGGGCAAGCTTATTGCCGAACGCCGGGCGCGCGGAGAGCGCGCGGTTGTCGAGCACATCTACCGCGTCACGATGCGCTCGCTCATGCTCTTCAGTGTCTGCGCTTTCGCGGTCATGTGGTTTGCCGCACCCGTCTTCGCGCACATGATCTCCTTGAAAGACAGCACGGCGTCCGTCGAGCAAAACGTGCCCAGCATCCGCGCCGTGTCGCTGATGCTGCTCGTCATCCCAGCGATGAGCGGGTTGCGCGGCTATCTGCAGGGATTTCAGCGCCTCGAGGGACCCGCCTACTCGCAGACGTTTGAACAGCTGTTCCGCGTGATCGCCATGGTGGCAGGTGCGTACCTGGTGGTGGACGTTTGGCACCGCGATCGCGCCGTGTATGGCGCGGCTGCCGCGACCTTCGGCGGATTTGTCGGCGGCCTCGCGGGGCTTGTCCTCCTTGTCGCTTACGCGCTCCCCGTTCGCCGGCGAGAACGGCCGCTGGGCTACGACGAAAGCCCGTTTCGCAGCAGCCAAATTCTGCGCATGGTCTACCGCATCGCCCTGCCCGTCAGCTTGGGCGGGCTGGTCGTGCCCATCGCGAACCTCGTCGATTCGTGGACCGTGACCAACCTTCTGCAGATGAGCGGCGAGAGCTACGCGCAGGCGGTCGCCAATTACGGCATCCTGACGCGCCAAGCCATGTACCTCGTCATGCTGCCCATGTCCTTCGCCTACGCCATCGGCGTGTCAGTGCTGCCGAGCGTTTCGGCGGCGAAGGCCAAACGGAACCAAGGCGATCTGCAGGCGAATATCACGTTCACGCTCCGAACGATGTTCCTCATGAGCTTCCCGACGTCGGCCGCGCTGCTCGTGCTGAGCCGCCCCATCAATCTGGCTCTGTTTGGCACCACGGCCGGATCGAACATTATCTCGACCGTGTCTTTCATGAGCATCTTCGCGAGCATGGAGCTCATTTCGACCTACGTCCTGCAGGGCCTGGGCAAGATGTATCGCCCGGTTCGAAACATGTTCATCGGCCTCGGCATCAAGACGGCGCTCAACTTCGCCCTCATCCTCAGCTTGCACAGCGCGCTCGGGGCGGCGCTCGCCACGACGTTCGGGTACATCGTCTCCTCTCTCCTGAACGTGGCGGCCGTCCGCAAGTACGGGCAGGTCCGCTTCTCGCTGCGCAAGCTGATGCGGCCGTTTTTCCGCGCCGCGCTCATCGCCGGGATCGCCATGTTCGGCGCGGACTACGGATTCATGCGGCTGTTTCACGGGACCCATGGGCCGGAAGTGCGCCTGGAGGCCGTCCTTGAACTGCTCATCGCAGGCGGCGTCGGCGCCCTCGTCTATCTGCTTCTCGTCGCGCGATCCGGCGCGATGACGGAAGAGGAATTTCGCAGCGTGCCCGGGATCGGCAAGTACCTCGGAAGGATGGCGCGGAAATTGCGCAAGCCGCCCCGGCGGCCTGGCACGGAGCGGCTACGCAAGTACCCATAG
- a CDS encoding DNA polymerase III subunit, translating to MAEWDVANRPDGAGELPEAVVQRLRAGELWHALLLIGERTQTVRAVRWLAQALLCSAPAAEAPCGRCRSCAQFAAGSHPDFWTSGEEGLRAGDVEALQSWLATKGHGARKVYALLGVDEMTPVAANRLLKTLEEPAPETYALLTATSRQKVISTLRSRSFTCLLSAAPPFTSTDPASMSVVGRLSSAEDPSFAGFMERVIEWTETWLRGGASPWELAASWQSLAKDIPAEDGLLLLAEWLRELMRVRAGAQADRFAAWQEAARRIAPILEVEQYAACVQVVMDARLRLQSHVALLLNLEQMCVRLREVTTSW from the coding sequence TTGGCGGAGTGGGATGTGGCGAACCGCCCGGATGGCGCCGGCGAGTTGCCGGAGGCCGTGGTGCAGCGGCTTCGCGCGGGGGAGCTCTGGCATGCGCTGCTTTTGATTGGCGAGCGAACCCAGACGGTGAGGGCGGTCAGGTGGTTGGCCCAAGCCCTGCTCTGCAGCGCGCCAGCCGCGGAGGCGCCGTGCGGGCGGTGCCGAAGCTGCGCGCAGTTTGCGGCCGGATCGCACCCCGACTTTTGGACTTCGGGCGAAGAGGGGCTCAGGGCCGGCGATGTCGAGGCGCTTCAATCGTGGCTCGCGACGAAGGGCCACGGTGCGCGCAAGGTGTACGCGCTCCTGGGGGTGGACGAGATGACGCCCGTCGCCGCCAATCGCCTGCTGAAGACGCTGGAGGAACCGGCGCCAGAGACCTACGCGCTTCTCACCGCAACGAGCCGCCAGAAGGTGATCTCCACACTGCGGTCTCGCTCGTTTACCTGTCTCCTCTCTGCAGCACCTCCATTTACCTCCACAGATCCAGCGTCGATGTCGGTGGTGGGCCGCTTGTCGAGCGCGGAAGATCCTTCGTTTGCCGGGTTCATGGAACGGGTGATAGAATGGACGGAGACGTGGCTCCGAGGCGGCGCATCGCCGTGGGAGTTGGCCGCGTCTTGGCAATCCCTTGCGAAGGATATCCCCGCGGAAGACGGCCTGCTGCTCCTCGCCGAGTGGCTCCGCGAGCTCATGCGCGTTCGCGCGGGTGCTCAGGCGGACCGATTTGCGGCATGGCAGGAGGCCGCGAGGCGCATTGCTCCCATTCTCGAGGTGGAGCAGTACGCGGCGTGTGTCCAGGTGGTGATGGACGCGAGGCTTCGCCTTCAGTCGCACGTCGCTTTGCTGCTCAACCTTGAGCAGATGTGCGTCCGTTTGCGGGAGGTTACAACCTCATGGTGA
- the tmk gene encoding dTMP kinase, protein MRKGLFIAFEGIDGAGKTTQLLRIAAWLEAQGFAVVVTREPGGTRIGDAVRAILLDPRHQEMAPRTEALLYAASRAQHVEELIRPALMRGEIVLCDRFVDASIAYQGAGLGLGEAWVEALNDYALGGLRPDLTLWFDLDWATARARLHARADGRGLDRVERRDRAFFERVADAFERLWQADPQARRRIDASRTPEEIEQEIRAMVWNLIQQHL, encoded by the coding sequence ATGCGTAAGGGACTGTTCATTGCATTTGAGGGGATCGACGGGGCCGGCAAGACCACGCAGCTCCTCCGCATTGCGGCTTGGCTGGAGGCGCAGGGCTTTGCTGTCGTCGTCACCCGCGAGCCCGGCGGCACGCGCATCGGCGACGCCGTGCGGGCCATCTTGCTCGATCCGCGCCATCAGGAGATGGCGCCCCGCACCGAGGCGCTCCTCTACGCCGCCTCTCGCGCGCAACACGTCGAGGAGCTCATCCGGCCCGCGCTGATGCGCGGCGAGATCGTCCTCTGCGACCGGTTTGTGGACGCGTCCATCGCCTATCAGGGGGCGGGGCTCGGGCTCGGCGAGGCCTGGGTCGAGGCGCTGAACGACTACGCGCTCGGGGGACTGCGCCCCGACCTGACACTCTGGTTCGATCTCGACTGGGCCACGGCGCGTGCGCGCCTTCATGCGCGCGCGGATGGCCGGGGGTTGGACCGGGTGGAGCGGCGCGATCGCGCCTTTTTCGAGCGGGTGGCGGACGCGTTTGAACGGCTGTGGCAAGCCGATCCGCAGGCGCGCAGGCGGATCGACGCGTCCAGAACGCCGGAGGAGATTGAGCAGGAGATCCGGGCGATGGTATGGAATCTCATCCAACAACACTTGTAG
- a CDS encoding ABC transporter permease has product MRYVVERLITMLPVLFFLSIMVFSFIHLIPGNPAEILLGQDATPQAIRALDAQMGLNKPLIVQYLTWLLHVLQGNLGTSLVDHESVSQLILQRLPVTVELAIGTMIVATVIAFPLGIAAAVMKGRVADFVAMFASTVGISVPPFWLGILFLLLFTVKFHLVSNSLYVPLWQDPVKNFECMLLPCVATGIREAAVLLRMLRSSLVDALGEDFVRTAWAKGLKGASVTLRHALPNALVPVLTAGGLQIAGLLGGLVITEQVFSLPGFGQLLVQSVFSRDYTTVQGTALVAALIVILVNLVIDLTYSRIDPRIRAGGGGVEG; this is encoded by the coding sequence GTGCGTTACGTGGTCGAGCGACTCATCACCATGCTTCCCGTCCTGTTTTTTCTCAGCATCATGGTGTTTAGTTTCATCCATCTTATACCTGGAAATCCTGCTGAGATTCTGCTGGGGCAAGACGCCACTCCACAGGCCATCCGCGCCTTGGACGCACAGATGGGCCTCAATAAGCCGCTCATCGTTCAGTACCTCACATGGTTGTTGCATGTCTTACAAGGCAACTTAGGTACCTCGCTCGTCGACCACGAGTCCGTTTCGCAGCTCATTCTCCAACGGTTACCTGTGACCGTAGAGCTCGCGATTGGCACGATGATCGTCGCAACGGTGATTGCCTTTCCCCTTGGTATCGCGGCGGCGGTGATGAAGGGGCGTGTAGCCGACTTCGTCGCTATGTTTGCTTCGACCGTTGGGATTTCCGTGCCGCCGTTTTGGCTCGGCATTCTGTTTCTGTTGCTGTTCACGGTGAAGTTTCATCTCGTATCCAATTCGCTCTACGTCCCGCTTTGGCAAGACCCCGTCAAAAACTTCGAGTGTATGTTGCTGCCGTGCGTCGCAACAGGAATCCGGGAAGCGGCCGTGTTATTGCGCATGCTTCGGTCCAGCCTCGTCGATGCGCTTGGCGAGGACTTTGTGCGGACGGCGTGGGCGAAGGGGCTCAAGGGCGCGAGCGTCACCCTCAGGCACGCGCTGCCCAACGCGCTGGTACCGGTTCTCACGGCAGGGGGACTTCAAATTGCAGGGCTCTTGGGCGGACTCGTGATTACGGAGCAAGTGTTCTCGCTCCCTGGGTTTGGGCAGCTCCTAGTTCAAAGTGTGTTTAGTCGAGACTACACCACGGTGCAGGGAACGGCCCTTGTCGCGGCCCTCATCGTCATTCTCGTCAATCTTGTCATCGATCTCACGTACAGCCGAATTGATCCGCGCATCCGCGCCGGCGGGGGAGGCGTAGAGGGATGA
- a CDS encoding cyclic-di-AMP receptor: MKLVIAVVQDKDSNKLAQNLVKEDIRATKLASTGGFLHAGNTTFLIGVEDHLVDRVMQIIQRSCKAREQVVAPMSPMGASMESYIPYPVNVQVGGATVFVLDIERFEQF, from the coding sequence GTGAAGCTCGTCATCGCGGTGGTTCAGGATAAAGACAGCAACAAGCTGGCTCAAAATCTCGTGAAAGAGGACATTCGCGCGACGAAGCTGGCGTCGACTGGCGGATTTCTGCACGCAGGCAACACGACCTTCCTGATTGGCGTCGAAGACCACCTGGTGGATCGGGTGATGCAAATTATCCAGCGCTCGTGCAAAGCGCGGGAGCAGGTCGTGGCGCCCATGTCGCCGATGGGGGCGAGCATGGAGTCGTACATCCCGTACCCGGTCAACGTGCAGGTCGGTGGCGCGACGGTGTTTGTGCTCGACATCGAGCGGTTTGAACAGTTTTGA
- a CDS encoding DUF2508 family protein: protein MVPTDPKSSPHASSAHTVLPWARRRSGIAASPETERRSRPEVHSLDVPDLMDRHKFLREILKSWRELEIARRQFETVSDPLLIDHVVFRMSAAERQLNYLFRLARENGIKFDGPEFDWTSDEWRVE from the coding sequence GTGGTGCCAACGGATCCGAAGTCGTCCCCGCACGCATCTTCAGCGCATACGGTTCTGCCATGGGCGCGCCGCCGATCCGGCATAGCGGCGTCGCCGGAGACCGAGCGCCGCTCACGACCGGAAGTCCACTCGCTTGACGTGCCGGACCTCATGGATCGTCATAAGTTTCTCCGCGAAATCCTGAAGAGCTGGCGCGAACTCGAGATCGCCAGGCGCCAGTTCGAAACCGTCTCGGACCCACTCTTGATCGATCACGTCGTGTTTCGCATGAGTGCCGCAGAGCGCCAGCTCAATTACCTGTTTCGACTGGCGCGAGAAAACGGCATCAAATTCGATGGACCCGAGTTCGACTGGACCTCCGACGAATGGCGCGTCGAATGA
- a CDS encoding ABC transporter permease gives MSLAPEPQSSSTHPASVEASVPAPKTSRSVNPSLVIGAVLVVVILAVSVLAPYLSPYGPNQVDYSAVLQPPSAHHWFGTDQLGRDQLARILYGARTSMEVSVGALVVGAGIGVPVGLVAGYFRGFLDTWLIMRIIDAIQAFPFLILALVLAAMLGPGSRNAMIAIGIGLVPTFARTARAQMLQELGKDYIDAARVVGCTHARIIFRHILPNALTPIIVQATLAMASSIVAEASLEYLGLGVQPPTASWGSMLQSAQGYLQLAPWLVLFPGLALVFSVVAFNFLGDGVQRWLNRRLS, from the coding sequence ATGAGCCTTGCACCTGAACCTCAGTCTTCATCGACCCATCCAGCCTCTGTCGAGGCGAGCGTTCCCGCACCGAAAACGTCGCGGAGTGTGAACCCATCGCTCGTCATCGGCGCAGTGCTCGTGGTTGTCATCTTGGCTGTATCCGTCCTTGCACCGTACCTTTCTCCCTACGGACCCAATCAGGTAGATTACAGCGCGGTGCTTCAGCCGCCGTCCGCGCACCATTGGTTCGGCACAGATCAACTCGGGCGCGATCAGCTGGCCAGGATTCTGTACGGCGCTCGCACGTCGATGGAGGTCAGCGTAGGGGCACTGGTGGTCGGTGCGGGAATCGGTGTTCCTGTTGGGCTCGTGGCAGGGTATTTTCGTGGTTTTTTGGACACCTGGCTGATCATGCGCATCATCGACGCCATTCAGGCGTTTCCATTTCTCATCCTGGCCCTCGTGCTCGCGGCCATGCTCGGCCCAGGTTCGCGCAATGCGATGATTGCCATAGGCATCGGCTTGGTGCCCACCTTCGCGCGTACGGCCCGGGCACAGATGTTGCAGGAACTGGGGAAGGACTACATTGACGCCGCGAGGGTCGTGGGATGCACGCACGCACGCATCATCTTTCGCCACATACTTCCCAATGCCTTGACGCCCATTATCGTGCAAGCCACCTTGGCCATGGCGTCCAGTATCGTCGCGGAGGCGAGCTTGGAATATTTGGGGCTCGGCGTTCAGCCCCCGACGGCGAGCTGGGGTTCAATGCTGCAGTCCGCCCAAGGTTATCTCCAGCTAGCGCCGTGGCTGGTCTTGTTCCCCGGACTTGCGCTCGTGTTCAGCGTCGTCGCGTTTAACTTTCTCGGGGACGGCGTCCAACGCTGGCTCAACCGGCGGCTTTCGTAA
- a CDS encoding sigma factor G inhibitor Gin — MKEMADLEALWGAACPSDSCIICGRAGLEGMRVCGQLICNACEREIVQTDVEDDDYQHYVEQMKLIWLSALAL; from the coding sequence ATGAAGGAGATGGCGGACCTCGAGGCGCTTTGGGGAGCGGCTTGTCCGTCCGACAGTTGCATCATCTGCGGGCGCGCCGGCTTGGAGGGCATGCGAGTCTGCGGTCAGTTGATTTGCAACGCGTGTGAGCGCGAGATCGTCCAGACCGATGTGGAGGACGACGATTATCAGCATTACGTGGAGCAGATGAAGCTGATTTGGCTATCAGCTTTGGCGCTGTGA
- a CDS encoding ABC transporter substrate-binding protein: MKRKKWFGALAVMALVGVVTGCGTAETTQPAAQKTASGAADVQSATLTVGLQADPATLDPALSSALVDRQVMANIYDTLFSLTPTGKIVPNLVESYSVSKNGLVYTFQLRHGIKFQDGTPFNAQAVQFNLERDMAATSARRNELSSISSVETQGEYTVIVRLSHPYSPLLAVLTDRAGMMVSPTAVKKEGANYPDHPVGTGPFMFSSRVKGDHITLVANPHYWKGKPKLSEVTFKIFTDPNVEITNLENGSIQLADQVPAQQLGLLEKNPNFVVSNKPGLGYQGIYLNVTQPPFNNKYLRLAVDAAINRSLLVNVALKGEATPAWGPFSPESPVFNRTLDLPPAPNAALVKRYLKEAGDPNGFSFTLQTANNPVSTEIAQIVQSMLQPYHIQMNIQQLEFGTLLANNTDHDFQASALGWSGRIDPDNNAYQFWHTGGAQNGSNFSDPTADKLLDEARETLSMDKRKVYYDEFVQELHRQAPYVFLYFPNNTYAYSKQLHGFQSYPDGVFRLYSMWLS; this comes from the coding sequence CATGGCGCTCGTAGGTGTCGTCACGGGATGCGGCACGGCTGAGACAACGCAGCCTGCGGCTCAGAAGACGGCGTCGGGCGCCGCCGACGTGCAATCGGCCACGCTTACGGTCGGATTGCAGGCTGATCCCGCGACGCTCGATCCAGCCCTTTCGAGTGCGCTTGTAGACCGACAGGTGATGGCGAACATTTACGACACGCTATTTTCCCTGACGCCTACAGGAAAAATCGTTCCAAACCTAGTTGAGTCATATTCCGTATCAAAAAACGGTCTGGTGTACACGTTTCAGCTTCGCCATGGAATCAAATTTCAGGACGGTACGCCGTTCAATGCTCAGGCGGTTCAATTCAATCTCGAGCGGGATATGGCCGCAACTTCGGCGCGTAGAAACGAGCTCTCCTCTATTTCAAGCGTTGAAACGCAGGGCGAATACACTGTCATCGTACGTCTGTCGCATCCTTACAGTCCGCTGCTCGCGGTCTTGACAGACCGCGCTGGCATGATGGTGTCACCGACCGCCGTGAAGAAGGAAGGAGCCAATTATCCTGATCACCCTGTCGGAACGGGGCCTTTCATGTTCTCGAGCCGGGTCAAGGGCGACCATATCACGCTGGTGGCCAACCCTCACTATTGGAAAGGAAAGCCTAAACTCAGTGAGGTCACGTTCAAGATTTTCACGGATCCAAACGTTGAAATCACAAATCTTGAGAACGGAAGCATCCAGCTGGCCGACCAAGTGCCGGCGCAACAGCTTGGACTCCTGGAAAAGAACCCGAACTTCGTGGTGTCGAACAAACCGGGTCTGGGATATCAAGGCATTTATCTCAACGTGACACAACCGCCATTTAACAACAAATACCTCCGTTTGGCTGTGGATGCAGCCATCAATCGCTCCTTGCTCGTCAATGTCGCGCTCAAGGGCGAGGCAACGCCCGCATGGGGGCCGTTCAGTCCTGAATCGCCGGTCTTCAATCGGACGCTGGATTTGCCACCCGCGCCGAATGCTGCACTGGTCAAGCGCTATCTGAAAGAGGCCGGGGATCCAAATGGATTCAGCTTTACGCTCCAGACTGCGAACAACCCGGTTTCTACCGAAATCGCTCAGATCGTGCAGAGCATGCTGCAGCCGTATCACATTCAGATGAATATCCAACAGTTGGAGTTCGGTACCCTCCTTGCCAATAACACGGACCACGATTTTCAGGCTTCGGCCTTAGGTTGGTCGGGACGGATCGACCCAGACAACAACGCATATCAGTTCTGGCACACGGGCGGCGCGCAGAATGGCTCGAACTTCAGTGATCCGACAGCCGACAAGCTGCTGGACGAGGCCCGCGAGACACTATCGATGGACAAGCGAAAGGTCTACTACGACGAGTTTGTTCAAGAACTGCATCGGCAGGCGCCCTACGTGTTCTTGTATTTCCCAAACAACACGTACGCCTATTCCAAGCAGCTTCACGGTTTTCAGTCGTATCCAGACGGTGTCTTCCGCCTCTATTCCATGTGGTTGTCGTGA
- a CDS encoding pro-sigmaK processing inhibitor BofA family protein translates to MHVSSVWLWCGAVLLGALVASQFFQKPSRAFLWMLRGLVVGCLLMVVVDVIGSYLGFHLPVNPVTVLAAGFLGLPGLAALAVLHLWVLA, encoded by the coding sequence ATGCACGTCTCGTCCGTGTGGCTGTGGTGCGGTGCCGTGCTGCTCGGCGCCCTCGTGGCCAGTCAGTTTTTCCAAAAGCCGAGTCGCGCGTTTCTGTGGATGCTGCGCGGTTTGGTGGTCGGTTGCCTGCTCATGGTGGTGGTCGACGTCATCGGAAGCTATCTCGGGTTTCACCTTCCGGTCAATCCCGTGACCGTCCTCGCTGCCGGCTTCCTCGGTCTTCCAGGGCTTGCTGCTCTCGCCGTCCTTCACCTATGGGTACTTGCGTAG
- a CDS encoding initiation-control protein YabA, translating to MDKQSLFVQVANLEARIGELYEELGSLKHQIQELIEENQRLQRENEHYQALMMGKGLPESGSAQENLRRIYREGFHICNVKYGSLRTDGECLFCLAFIERA from the coding sequence GTGGACAAACAATCGCTGTTTGTGCAGGTTGCGAATTTGGAGGCGCGCATCGGCGAGCTGTACGAGGAGCTCGGATCGCTGAAACACCAGATTCAGGAACTCATCGAGGAAAATCAGCGGCTGCAGCGGGAAAACGAACATTATCAGGCGCTGATGATGGGAAAGGGCCTGCCTGAGTCGGGCTCGGCGCAGGAGAACCTGCGCAGGATTTATCGAGAAGGATTTCACATCTGCAATGTCAAATATGGGAGCCTGCGCACAGACGGGGAATGTCTTTTTTGTCTGGCGTTCATCGAACGCGCTTGA
- a CDS encoding aminotransferase class I/II-fold pyridoxal phosphate-dependent enzyme, with the protein MRQDTSMAALAETFMAETPILDRLMRHAARERASFHVPGHHGRYLPQPLSSWLGQALKLDLTELEGLDNFHSASDCIAASEELCARHYGAHRTYYSVNGATACVMAAIKGACQAPGDRVLVMGPCHMSVWRGLVYADASPLWVASPWDASRQAFQPPSPEALEVALTQRPGVRAVFVTSPTYQGFAADVRALADVAHRHGALLLVDEAHGAHFGLDPRLPLHSVAQGADIVVQSPHKTLPCLTQAAWVHVSRPDVARAVHEALLFLHTTSPSYLLLAALDAAQAFLRSGRDIVRETLDRIEMYRGFDEREDPMRLWVPTGAESRSAELARRLEADGMFLEYWDACGALALFGFGQTERDFARFFAVYEAWRAEDDAAEHDESPMVAHLYELPADVDVRPSETERLPSRRVPLREAAGCIAKRPIAPYPPGVPAVWPGQVISRAHADVLAQMWAKGYDIVGVDTDGTIEVCDA; encoded by the coding sequence ATGAGACAGGACACTTCCATGGCTGCTCTGGCGGAGACCTTCATGGCTGAGACGCCCATCTTGGACCGGTTGATGCGACACGCGGCCAGAGAGCGCGCGTCATTTCATGTGCCAGGTCACCACGGCAGGTATCTGCCCCAGCCGCTATCGTCTTGGCTTGGCCAGGCCTTGAAGTTGGACCTCACCGAGCTAGAGGGCCTCGACAACTTTCACAGCGCAAGCGACTGCATCGCGGCGTCCGAGGAACTTTGCGCGCGCCACTACGGGGCGCACCGAACCTACTACTCGGTGAACGGGGCGACGGCGTGCGTGATGGCGGCCATCAAGGGCGCGTGCCAGGCGCCGGGCGACCGCGTGCTCGTTATGGGACCCTGTCACATGAGTGTGTGGCGCGGGCTCGTGTATGCCGACGCAAGCCCTCTTTGGGTGGCGAGCCCGTGGGATGCCTCGCGCCAGGCGTTTCAACCGCCTTCGCCTGAGGCGCTCGAGGTGGCCCTCACCCAACGGCCAGGCGTCCGGGCTGTGTTTGTGACAAGTCCCACGTATCAGGGGTTTGCCGCGGACGTTCGCGCGCTTGCCGATGTGGCGCATCGCCATGGCGCCCTGCTCCTGGTGGATGAGGCGCACGGGGCGCACTTTGGGCTGGACCCGCGCCTGCCCCTTCACAGCGTGGCACAGGGCGCTGATATCGTCGTCCAAAGCCCGCACAAGACGCTTCCTTGCTTGACACAGGCGGCTTGGGTTCACGTGTCGCGGCCTGATGTTGCGCGCGCCGTCCACGAGGCGCTCTTGTTTCTCCACACCACGAGCCCATCATACCTGCTCCTCGCGGCCCTCGATGCCGCGCAGGCGTTTCTGCGATCCGGCCGCGACATCGTGCGCGAGACCTTGGATCGGATCGAGATGTATCGCGGATTCGACGAGCGCGAGGACCCCATGCGCCTATGGGTCCCGACCGGTGCGGAGAGCAGGAGCGCCGAGTTGGCCAGGCGGCTCGAGGCGGACGGCATGTTTCTCGAATACTGGGACGCCTGTGGCGCCCTCGCGCTCTTTGGCTTTGGCCAGACGGAGCGCGACTTCGCCCGGTTTTTTGCCGTCTACGAGGCGTGGCGAGCTGAGGATGACGCCGCCGAACACGATGAATCGCCGATGGTGGCGCATCTCTACGAGCTTCCCGCGGACGTCGATGTTCGTCCGAGCGAGACGGAGCGATTGCCGAGCCGCCGCGTCCCGCTCCGCGAAGCGGCGGGGTGTATCGCCAAGCGCCCCATCGCGCCGTATCCTCCGGGCGTGCCGGCGGTATGGCCCGGCCAGGTCATCTCTCGAGCGCACGCCGACGTGCTCGCGCAGATGTGGGCCAAGGGCTACGACATCGTGGGTGTGGATACCGACGGAACCATTGAGGTGTGCGATGCGTAA